In Bradyrhizobium erythrophlei, a single genomic region encodes these proteins:
- a CDS encoding DMT family transporter, whose amino-acid sequence MTRSATAVRLDSAPSPLPEKPLPEKKLANAASARADRPLRGIALLIASTIFLGTSDATSKYLSTTLPSIEIAWIRFLVFLLIMVPAMVPGSPLFALRTQRPVLQVMRGAALLGSSLLFISGLRFLPIAEASATSFVSPLFVTALSIFFLSEKVGLRRWIATAVGLIGVLIVLRPGTGAFHPAAFFPVVSAFAWACCLIMTRRMSGQERTMVTMTYSAIVGFAILCALVPLVWVTPTWHDILFGVIIGLTSTAGQWIVVLAFRYADASVLAPFSYVQLLWVTLLGFLIFGEVPDAWTVVGAAVIVASGLYTAHRERVRHSQLAALAAERSPNP is encoded by the coding sequence CGCCATCGCCGCTGCCTGAAAAGCCATTGCCCGAGAAGAAGCTGGCGAATGCTGCGTCGGCGCGGGCCGACCGGCCGCTGCGCGGCATCGCGCTCTTGATCGCTTCGACGATTTTTCTTGGAACGTCGGACGCGACCTCCAAGTATCTTTCGACGACGCTGCCATCGATCGAGATCGCCTGGATCCGCTTTCTGGTTTTCCTGCTGATCATGGTTCCGGCGATGGTGCCGGGTTCGCCGCTTTTTGCGCTGCGGACACAGCGCCCGGTGTTGCAGGTCATGCGCGGCGCGGCGCTGCTGGGTTCGTCGCTGCTGTTCATTTCCGGCTTGCGGTTTCTGCCTATTGCGGAGGCTTCCGCGACGAGCTTCGTCTCGCCGCTATTCGTCACCGCGTTGTCGATTTTCTTTCTCAGCGAAAAGGTCGGCTTGAGGCGCTGGATCGCAACCGCGGTCGGATTGATCGGCGTGCTGATCGTGTTGCGCCCGGGCACCGGTGCGTTTCATCCCGCGGCATTCTTCCCGGTAGTCTCGGCCTTCGCCTGGGCCTGCTGTCTGATCATGACGCGCCGGATGAGCGGGCAGGAACGCACGATGGTCACCATGACCTATTCGGCCATTGTCGGCTTTGCGATTCTTTGCGCGCTGGTTCCGCTGGTCTGGGTTACGCCGACCTGGCACGACATCCTGTTCGGCGTCATCATCGGGCTGACGTCGACAGCGGGGCAGTGGATTGTCGTGCTCGCGTTCCGCTACGCGGATGCCTCGGTGCTGGCGCCATTTTCCTACGTCCAGTTGCTCTGGGTCACGCTGCTCGGCTTCTTGATCTTCGGCGAAGTGCCCGACGCCTGGACCGTGGTCGGCGCTGCCGTCATCGTAGCGAGCGGTCTCTATACCGCGCATCGCGAACGCGTCCGCCATTCGCAACTCGCCGCACTCGCGGCGGAGCGGTCACCCAACCCGTGA
- a CDS encoding transketolase, translated as MPIEPARLDILNALTRKVLWLSSWTIHHANHLRPNTDGLKVGGHQASSASLATIMSALYFSVLRPQDRVAVKPHASPVFHAIQYLFGHQTREKLENFRGFKGAQSYPSRTKDVDDVDFSTGSVGLGVAQTLFASLVQDYVKAHGWAKDRPEGRMIALVGDAEMDEGNIFEALLEGWKHGLRNTWWVVDYNRQSLDAVVREGLWEKFESMFRNFGWDVVIVKYGSLMREAFAEPGGEALRKWIDACPNQLYAALCFQGGAAFRKHLRDEIGDQGPVTKLIDRRSDDELLALMSNLGGHDMASMLEAFESIDHDRPVCFIAYTIKGVGLPFQGHKDNHAGLMTVAQMEKWRAAQNIRPGHEWDKFEGLPQQPAEIEAFLSKVAFNREGRRLSAPEIAVPERLTFSPSAQMSTQQGFGLLLNELARGDSRLAERIVTASPDVTVSTNLGAWVNRRGLFARAEKADLFRSEKIPSTFNWDASPKGQHIELGIAEMNLFILMSALGLSHAINGERLLPVATLYDPFIERGLDALNYACYQDARFMVAATPSGITLAPEGGAHQSIATPLIGMAQDGLASFEPAFVDELAVIMGWGFRHMQRETGEGGSVYLRLTTRSIDQPQRIMSGELETGITEGAYWLRKPGPNAEVVIAYTGAVAPEAIEAVGLLGESRRDIGLLAITSADRLHAGWTAARALRRDRRGVAHLSHIEKLLAPLPRDCGLVTVIDGHPSALAWLGGVRGHRVEALGVEHFGQTGTIDDLYRHYGIDANAIIDAAESLTSGAPVRHRKLAV; from the coding sequence ATGCCGATCGAGCCCGCACGCCTGGACATTCTGAACGCGCTGACCCGCAAGGTGCTGTGGTTGTCCTCCTGGACCATCCACCACGCCAACCATCTCAGGCCGAATACCGACGGCCTCAAGGTCGGCGGACACCAGGCGTCATCCGCCTCGCTCGCCACCATCATGTCGGCGCTCTATTTCTCGGTGCTGCGGCCGCAGGACCGCGTCGCGGTCAAGCCGCATGCAAGCCCGGTGTTCCACGCCATCCAGTATCTGTTCGGACATCAGACCCGCGAGAAGCTGGAGAATTTTCGCGGTTTCAAGGGCGCGCAATCCTATCCGTCGCGTACCAAGGACGTCGACGATGTCGATTTCTCCACCGGCTCCGTCGGCCTTGGCGTGGCGCAAACGCTGTTCGCCTCGCTGGTGCAGGATTACGTCAAGGCGCATGGCTGGGCGAAAGATCGCCCCGAGGGGCGGATGATCGCGCTCGTTGGCGACGCCGAGATGGACGAGGGCAATATTTTCGAGGCATTGCTGGAAGGCTGGAAGCACGGCCTGCGCAACACCTGGTGGGTCGTCGATTACAATCGCCAGAGCCTGGACGCCGTCGTGCGCGAAGGCCTCTGGGAGAAGTTCGAATCCATGTTCCGGAACTTCGGCTGGGACGTGGTGATCGTGAAATACGGCAGCCTGATGCGCGAAGCCTTTGCCGAACCCGGCGGCGAAGCGTTGCGCAAATGGATCGATGCCTGTCCCAACCAGCTTTATGCGGCGTTGTGTTTCCAGGGCGGGGCGGCGTTCCGCAAGCATTTGCGCGACGAAATCGGCGATCAGGGGCCGGTGACGAAACTGATCGACAGGCGCAGCGACGACGAGTTGCTGGCGCTGATGTCCAATCTCGGCGGCCACGACATGGCGAGCATGCTGGAGGCCTTCGAGTCGATCGACCACGATCGGCCCGTCTGTTTCATCGCCTATACGATCAAGGGTGTCGGCCTGCCATTCCAGGGCCACAAGGATAACCATGCCGGCTTGATGACGGTTGCCCAAATGGAGAAGTGGCGGGCTGCGCAGAACATCCGCCCTGGCCACGAGTGGGACAAGTTCGAGGGCCTGCCGCAGCAACCGGCCGAGATCGAAGCGTTCTTGTCGAAGGTCGCTTTCAACCGCGAGGGCCGGCGCCTGAGTGCGCCGGAAATCGCGGTGCCGGAACGGCTGACATTCTCGCCGTCGGCGCAGATGTCGACACAACAAGGCTTCGGGCTGCTGTTGAACGAACTGGCGCGTGGCGACAGCCGGCTTGCCGAGCGCATCGTCACGGCGTCGCCCGACGTCACGGTGTCGACCAATCTCGGTGCCTGGGTCAATCGCCGCGGACTGTTCGCCCGTGCGGAGAAGGCTGACCTGTTCCGCAGCGAAAAAATCCCATCGACCTTCAACTGGGACGCCTCGCCCAAGGGCCAGCACATTGAGCTCGGCATCGCCGAAATGAACCTGTTCATTCTGATGTCCGCGCTGGGGTTGTCGCATGCGATCAACGGCGAACGGCTATTACCGGTGGCGACGCTTTATGATCCCTTCATCGAGCGCGGGCTCGATGCGCTGAATTACGCCTGTTACCAGGATGCGCGCTTCATGGTGGCGGCGACACCTTCCGGCATCACGCTTGCACCCGAAGGCGGCGCGCATCAGTCGATTGCAACGCCCTTGATCGGCATGGCGCAGGATGGTCTGGCCTCGTTCGAGCCAGCGTTCGTCGACGAACTCGCCGTCATCATGGGGTGGGGCTTTCGTCATATGCAGCGTGAAACCGGCGAGGGCGGTTCGGTCTATTTGCGGCTCACCACCCGCAGCATCGACCAGCCGCAGCGCATCATGTCGGGCGAACTCGAGACCGGCATCACCGAAGGCGCGTACTGGCTGCGCAAGCCCGGACCAAACGCCGAAGTCGTCATTGCCTATACCGGGGCGGTCGCGCCGGAAGCGATCGAGGCGGTCGGTTTGCTCGGCGAAAGCCGCCGCGACATCGGCCTGCTGGCGATCACCTCGGCCGACCGGCTGCACGCGGGGTGGACGGCGGCGCGTGCGCTCCGCCGCGACCGCCGCGGCGTGGCGCACCTGTCCCATATCGAAAAGCTGCTCGCCCCGCTGCCGCGCGATTGCGGGCTCGTGACCGTGATCGACGGCCATCCGTCGGCGCTTGCCTGGCTCGGTGGCGTGCGCGGCCATCGGGTGGAAGCGCTCGGGGTCGAGCATTTCGGCCAGACCGGCACGATCGACGACCTCTATCGCCATTACGGCATCGATGCGAACGCCATCATCGATGCGGCCGAAAGCCTCACCTCCGGCGCGCCGGTGCGTCACCGCAAACTGGCGGTGTGA
- a CDS encoding Lrp/AsnC family transcriptional regulator — protein sequence MHALDAIDRKILGYLQSDGRVTMAELAEKVGLSVSPCHRRVKLLEERGVISRYIATVDQKSVGLHVSVFISIKLARQKEEDLNRFARAISKWEEVLECYLMTGNRDYLLRVVAADLSSYEAFLKNKLTRLDGIASIESSFALSQVKYSIALPV from the coding sequence ATGCATGCCCTCGACGCGATCGACAGAAAGATCCTCGGTTATCTGCAATCCGACGGCCGCGTCACCATGGCCGAGCTCGCCGAAAAGGTCGGGCTTTCGGTCTCGCCCTGCCACCGCCGCGTGAAACTTCTGGAGGAGCGAGGCGTCATCAGCCGCTATATCGCGACCGTCGACCAGAAATCGGTCGGGCTTCATGTCTCGGTCTTCATCTCGATCAAGCTTGCCCGGCAAAAGGAAGAAGACCTCAACCGCTTCGCGCGCGCGATCTCGAAATGGGAGGAAGTGCTCGAATGCTACCTGATGACGGGGAACCGCGACTATCTCCTGCGCGTGGTCGCCGCCGACCTGTCGTCGTATGAAGCGTTCCTGAAGAACAAGCTGACGCGGCTCGATGGCATCGCCTCGATCGAGTCGAGCTTTGCGCTCAGCCAGGTGAAGTATTCGATCGCGCTGCCGGTGTGA